One genomic region from Flagellimonas oceani encodes:
- the recF gene encoding DNA replication/repair protein RecF (All proteins in this family for which functions are known are DNA-binding proteins that assist the filamentation of RecA onto DNA for the initiation of recombination or recombinational repair.): protein MFLRHLSLVNYKNFDSKTLEFDPVINCLVGDNGVGKTNVLDSIYHLCFGKSYFNPVSTQNIKHDTDFFVVEGEFEKNQRTEKILCSFKKGTKKVIKRNGKPYEKFSEHIGFLPLVIISPSDRDLILEGSDTRRKFMDGVISQSDKAYLQNLIKYNKVVTQRNSLLKYFAANRTFDNDTLSIYNEQMNTLGTAIHQKRVAFIDSFLPIFKEQYQNISEKDEKIDLSYESQLSDNNLLHLLKNNIEKDRALQYTSVGVHKDDLSFTIAGHPIKKFGSQGQQKSFLIALKLAQFHFIKQLADTTPILLLDDIFDKLDENRVSHIVGLVKDDNFGQIFISDTHADRTENVVKNIHQSYKIFTL from the coding sequence ATGTTTTTAAGACATTTATCTTTAGTCAATTACAAAAATTTTGATTCCAAGACCCTGGAATTCGACCCTGTCATCAACTGTTTGGTGGGCGATAATGGCGTGGGAAAGACCAATGTTCTGGACTCCATTTACCATTTGTGCTTTGGCAAAAGCTACTTTAACCCCGTGTCCACACAAAACATAAAACACGACACCGATTTTTTTGTGGTGGAAGGGGAATTTGAGAAAAACCAGAGAACCGAAAAAATACTGTGCTCTTTTAAAAAAGGAACCAAAAAAGTGATAAAACGCAATGGAAAGCCCTATGAAAAGTTTTCGGAGCACATTGGTTTTTTGCCGTTGGTGATCATATCGCCTTCAGATCGTGATTTGATATTGGAGGGAAGCGACACCCGCAGAAAGTTTATGGACGGCGTTATCTCGCAATCGGACAAGGCATATCTGCAGAACCTCATCAAATATAACAAGGTGGTGACCCAACGCAATTCGCTGCTCAAGTATTTTGCTGCCAACCGCACCTTCGACAACGATACTTTGAGCATTTACAACGAACAGATGAACACTTTGGGGACTGCGATCCATCAAAAAAGGGTTGCATTTATCGATTCTTTCCTGCCCATTTTTAAGGAGCAATACCAAAATATCTCCGAAAAGGACGAAAAAATCGACCTCTCCTACGAAAGTCAATTGAGCGATAACAATTTGCTGCATCTTTTAAAAAACAATATTGAGAAAGACCGCGCCCTGCAATATACCTCGGTGGGGGTGCACAAGGACGACCTGAGCTTTACCATTGCCGGACACCCGATCAAAAAATTCGGGAGCCAAGGCCAACAAAAATCTTTTTTGATCGCCTTGAAGCTGGCACAATTTCATTTCATCAAACAATTGGCGGACACCACTCCGATTTTATTGTTGGATGATATTTTTGACAAACTGGACGAAAACCGTGTATCCCACATTGTTGGTCTGGTGAAGGACGATAATTTTGGTCAGATTTTTATTAGCGACACCCATGCGGACCGCACCGAAAATGTTGTCAAGAACATTCATCAGAGTTATAAAATATTTACCTTGTAG
- a CDS encoding DUF721 domain-containing protein, translating into MAKRHSSHIPLSEALSEFIQENKLQKGMDKVDAREAWVKLMGNGVNNYTSAVELKNETLYVSLSSSVLREELSLGKSKIVKMINEELGKELVKKLVLR; encoded by the coding sequence ATGGCGAAAAGACATAGTTCACATATTCCGTTGAGCGAAGCGCTCAGCGAATTTATCCAAGAAAACAAGCTCCAAAAGGGCATGGACAAAGTGGATGCCAGAGAAGCCTGGGTGAAATTGATGGGCAATGGGGTAAACAATTATACATCGGCGGTTGAGCTCAAGAACGAGACGCTCTACGTTTCGCTTTCTTCTTCCGTGTTACGAGAGGAATTGAGTTTGGGCAAATCCAAAATCGTTAAAATGATCAATGAAGAATTGGGCAAGGAATTGGTGAAAAAGTTGGTCCTGAGATAA
- a CDS encoding nucleoside-diphosphate kinase, with the protein MTGNRTFTMIKPDAVENGYIGAILDKITAAGFKIVAMKYTQLSTRDAELFYAIHKERPFFGELVEFMTRGPIVAAILEKDNAVDDFRALIGATNPEEAAEGTIRKLYAASIGENAVHGSDSDENAAIEGAFHFSGREIY; encoded by the coding sequence ATGACTGGAAATAGAACGTTTACCATGATTAAGCCCGATGCCGTTGAAAATGGGTATATCGGGGCGATTTTGGATAAAATTACGGCTGCTGGATTTAAGATTGTGGCCATGAAGTACACACAATTGAGCACAAGGGATGCCGAATTATTCTATGCCATACATAAAGAGCGTCCGTTTTTTGGTGAATTGGTGGAGTTTATGACAAGAGGCCCCATCGTTGCCGCCATCTTGGAAAAAGACAATGCCGTGGATGATTTCCGTGCGTTGATCGGGGCGACCAACCCAGAGGAAGCTGCCGAAGGGACTATCAGAAAACTGTACGCTGCCAGTATCGGCGAGAATGCCGTTCACGGTTCCGATAGTGATGAAAATGCTGCTATCGAGGGTGCTTTCCACTTCTCAGGAAGGGAAATCTACTAA
- a CDS encoding alkaline phosphatase D family protein: protein MKQFHIYVAVLVLFSACKKKAEKTVEVEEQSTPDFVVAFGSCNMSQEPNYFWDDILAEKPDVWIWGGDIVYADTDDVDRLRSIYAMQDTVAGYAKLRNEVPVIGTWDDHDFGVNDGGSDFAIKAESQQVFLDFMDVPQDSGRRTQEGVYASHDYEVPAGKVKVIVLDTRYFRSELIDDTDSKKRYKPTTDSTATVLGAAQWQWLEKELNGSDADFNLIMSSIQVLSGEHGFETWGNFPLEVKKLENIIVQSGAKGVILLSGDRHISEFSRAEVEGLSYPLVDFTSSGLTHSYSSFSGEPNQHRVGEVVSDKSYGIINLNIEEKKAEFKIMGDNGTVLQELKQSY, encoded by the coding sequence ATGAAGCAATTCCATATTTATGTAGCGGTCTTGGTTTTATTTTCTGCCTGTAAAAAGAAGGCCGAGAAAACCGTTGAGGTCGAAGAACAGTCAACTCCAGATTTTGTCGTGGCCTTTGGCTCCTGCAATATGTCGCAAGAGCCCAACTATTTTTGGGACGATATATTGGCCGAGAAGCCAGATGTTTGGATTTGGGGCGGGGACATTGTGTATGCGGATACGGACGATGTTGACCGGTTAAGGTCCATTTATGCCATGCAGGATACCGTTGCAGGTTATGCCAAACTGAGGAACGAAGTGCCCGTTATCGGTACTTGGGACGATCACGATTTTGGTGTGAACGACGGTGGTTCCGATTTTGCGATAAAGGCAGAAAGCCAGCAAGTGTTCTTGGATTTTATGGACGTGCCGCAAGATAGTGGACGGAGAACCCAAGAGGGGGTCTATGCTTCGCATGATTACGAAGTGCCGGCCGGCAAGGTAAAGGTAATCGTTTTGGATACCCGGTATTTTAGAAGTGAACTTATTGACGATACCGATTCCAAAAAACGCTACAAACCGACAACGGATTCCACGGCGACCGTTTTGGGAGCTGCCCAATGGCAATGGTTGGAAAAGGAGCTTAACGGTTCCGATGCGGATTTCAATCTGATCATGTCCAGCATACAGGTCCTTTCGGGCGAACATGGTTTTGAGACATGGGGCAATTTTCCGTTAGAGGTGAAAAAACTGGAGAACATAATCGTGCAATCAGGAGCAAAAGGTGTGATCTTATTATCTGGTGACCGCCATATTTCGGAGTTCTCTAGAGCCGAAGTCGAGGGCTTGTCTTATCCTTTGGTGGATTTTACCAGTAGCGGGCTTACACATTCGTACTCGAGCTTTAGCGGAGAACCCAATCAGCATCGCGTAGGTGAAGTGGTTTCCGATAAAAGTTATGGCATCATCAACCTAAATATTGAAGAAAAAAAGGCCGAATTTAAAATTATGGGGGACAATGGTACAGTTCTCCAAGAGTTAAAACAAAGCTATTGA
- a CDS encoding DHH family phosphoesterase, which translates to MNSADITTVKSILSQPQKIAIIPHRNPDGDAMGSCLALYGFLKAKGHTVFVIAPNDYPKFLKWMPGNDTVINFERENPKAKEIIDGASVIFTLDFNDLSRVGQMEPVLQEAKADFIMIDHHQQPSDYAKVTYSDVTMSSTCEMVYNFIDFLGETDQIDADMATNLYTGIMTDTGSFKYRSTSSKTHRVVAELIDKGADNMEIHREVFDTNSPSRLHLLGVALSNMVILPEYRTAYITLTQEELDQYNFNKGDTEGFVNYGLTLEGIIFALIFIENREEGIIKISLRSVGDFSVNEFAREHFNGGGHTNAAGGRSETSMEETISKFYDILKTYKDKLNP; encoded by the coding sequence ATGAATTCAGCGGATATCACGACGGTAAAGTCGATTCTTTCCCAGCCTCAAAAGATAGCGATCATCCCCCACAGAAATCCAGATGGGGATGCCATGGGCTCCTGCTTGGCACTGTATGGATTTTTAAAGGCGAAGGGACATACAGTATTTGTTATTGCACCAAACGACTACCCAAAATTCCTGAAATGGATGCCGGGCAACGATACCGTTATCAATTTTGAAAGGGAAAACCCAAAAGCAAAAGAAATAATTGATGGGGCCTCGGTGATTTTTACCTTGGACTTTAACGACCTTTCCCGTGTTGGGCAAATGGAACCGGTGTTACAAGAAGCCAAAGCTGATTTTATTATGATAGACCATCATCAACAGCCAAGCGATTATGCCAAGGTGACCTATTCCGATGTGACGATGAGCTCCACCTGCGAAATGGTGTACAATTTTATCGACTTTTTAGGGGAAACCGACCAGATTGATGCCGATATGGCCACCAATCTGTACACGGGCATTATGACGGATACCGGCTCTTTTAAGTACCGTTCCACATCCAGCAAAACGCACCGTGTCGTGGCCGAACTTATTGACAAGGGAGCGGACAATATGGAAATACACCGGGAGGTTTTTGATACCAATTCCCCATCCCGCTTACATTTGTTGGGGGTCGCACTGAGCAACATGGTGATTCTGCCCGAATACAGGACAGCCTACATTACCCTTACCCAAGAAGAATTGGACCAGTACAATTTTAACAAGGGAGATACGGAAGGCTTTGTAAATTATGGGCTAACGTTGGAAGGCATTATTTTTGCCCTCATCTTTATAGAAAACCGTGAAGAAGGTATTATCAAAATCTCGTTGCGCTCCGTTGGCGATTTTTCCGTCAACGAATTTGCTCGGGAGCATTTTAACGGGGGCGGACATACCAATGCCGCAGGTGGGCGAAGCGAAACCAGTATGGAAGAGACCATTTCCAAATTCTACGATATTTTAAAAACCTATAAAGACAAATTGAACCCATGA
- the gldI gene encoding gliding motility-associated peptidyl-prolyl isomerase GldI — MRFFLAVLLVAIVLSCGGPEPRRPVEVKSGSFYKESIERTKKLLAEEEKAIQDIISKDTVHEYMSNPNGFWYYYETKNDTATYQLKAGDQILFSYNLMRLDGDTIYTADNIGPQSHVIDKQQLFPGLQNAVKLLKINEKATFLFPSPLAFGYQGDNKAIGPKTPLKSSVELHTIIIDNDSLN; from the coding sequence ATGAGATTTTTTCTAGCCGTTTTATTGGTTGCAATCGTTTTGAGCTGTGGGGGTCCCGAACCGAGAAGACCTGTGGAAGTGAAATCTGGTAGTTTCTACAAGGAATCCATCGAGCGCACCAAAAAATTATTGGCCGAGGAGGAAAAAGCCATTCAAGATATTATTTCCAAGGATACCGTTCACGAGTATATGTCTAATCCAAACGGATTTTGGTATTACTACGAGACCAAAAACGACACCGCTACGTATCAATTAAAAGCAGGTGACCAGATTTTGTTTTCCTATAATTTGATGCGCTTGGACGGGGACACCATTTATACCGCGGATAACATTGGGCCGCAATCTCATGTTATCGACAAACAACAATTGTTTCCTGGGCTTCAGAACGCGGTGAAGCTGTTAAAAATAAACGAGAAGGCAACATTTTTGTTCCCTTCGCCCCTAGCCTTCGGTTATCAAGGCGACAATAAGGCCATTGGTCCCAAAACACCGCTTAAATCATCTGTGGAATTACATACAATCATAATAGACAACGACAGTTTAAACTAA
- a CDS encoding peptidylprolyl isomerase, with the protein MKKLFYIIPVFLLIIIGCKSSKYADLGDGIFADIQTTKGDIIIQLEYKKTPVTVANFVSLAEGKNPFVNEEYKDKKFYDGIVFHRVINDFMIQGGDPTGSGSGNIGYTFKDEFNDSLRHSKKGILSMANRGPKTNSSQFFITHKATPWLDDKHTVFGEVVAGMDVVDTIASVETGAQDRPKTDVVMNHVEIVRNGKEAKQFDAVKIMSDYFEEAKAAEAAFKKMKEDLAAQFAEQIDQAEETPSGLRILTLKEGDGEQPKVGQKVLVNYAGWLFNGDLFDSNIEEIAEQFNQLNPGRRDQGGYRPFPMAYSPDAQLAAGFREGLLTMQVGDKVRLFIPPHLGYGDNDYGPIPGGSTLVFDVEIVGIQ; encoded by the coding sequence ATGAAGAAATTATTTTACATCATCCCCGTGTTTCTCCTAATCATCATAGGATGCAAATCGAGTAAGTATGCCGATTTGGGCGATGGCATTTTTGCCGACATCCAAACCACGAAGGGAGATATCATCATCCAATTGGAGTACAAAAAAACACCTGTTACCGTAGCCAACTTTGTATCCTTGGCGGAAGGCAAAAACCCTTTTGTGAACGAAGAGTACAAGGACAAAAAGTTCTATGATGGGATTGTTTTTCATAGGGTCATCAACGATTTTATGATTCAAGGGGGAGACCCGACCGGTAGTGGAAGCGGCAACATCGGATACACCTTTAAAGACGAGTTCAATGATTCTTTGAGACACTCCAAAAAAGGCATCCTTTCCATGGCCAACCGAGGTCCAAAGACCAACAGCAGTCAGTTTTTTATCACCCACAAGGCAACGCCTTGGTTGGATGACAAGCACACCGTTTTTGGTGAGGTTGTTGCCGGAATGGATGTGGTGGATACCATTGCCAGTGTTGAAACCGGTGCACAGGATAGGCCGAAAACCGATGTTGTAATGAATCATGTAGAAATTGTACGCAACGGCAAGGAAGCGAAGCAATTTGACGCAGTTAAGATCATGAGTGACTACTTTGAAGAAGCGAAAGCCGCTGAAGCCGCATTCAAAAAAATGAAGGAAGATTTGGCCGCTCAATTTGCAGAACAAATCGACCAGGCCGAGGAAACTCCAAGTGGATTACGAATTCTAACCTTGAAGGAAGGTGATGGCGAGCAGCCCAAAGTAGGTCAAAAAGTATTGGTAAACTATGCCGGATGGCTGTTCAATGGGGATTTGTTCGATAGCAATATTGAAGAAATTGCCGAGCAGTTCAATCAACTGAACCCGGGCAGGAGAGATCAAGGCGGATATCGTCCATTCCCAATGGCTTACAGCCCTGACGCCCAACTGGCGGCCGGTTTCCGCGAAGGATTGTTGACCATGCAGGTCGGGGACAAAGTACGCTTGTTCATCCCCCCTCACTTAGGATATGGCGACAACGACTACGGTCCTATTCCCGGAGGATCCACTTTGGTTTTTGATGTGGAAATTGTCGGAATCCAATAG
- a CDS encoding DUF3810 domain-containing protein — MGQKTKTIIAIALPVQILLVKWLSSYPNFVEEYYSNGLYPYISKCLRILFGWIPFSFGDLIYTALTILAIRYVYKHWKSIKQKPFLFLKHIVAVLSIVYFAFHLLWGMNYHRQPIDWKLGIERVYTVDELVEYTQYLVEKANQYQYQINGDTVSAVHIPYTKKEIFSKTKEAYGQLEKHYPQFNYDHKSLKQSIYSAPLTFMGYGGYLNPFTIEAQVNGLTPKFRLPVVSGHEVGHQLGYSAEDATNFLGNLVTLQSNDPYFKYSAYHHALGYCLTDLFYKDEEAYNVLVASINFGVKANFNELRDFWEKYENPMEPIFKSVFNTFLKVNNQKEGIKSYNSMVGLMINYHKAHPELL; from the coding sequence ATGGGACAAAAAACCAAGACCATCATAGCCATAGCCCTTCCTGTCCAGATACTGCTGGTAAAGTGGCTCAGCAGCTATCCCAACTTTGTTGAGGAATATTATAGTAATGGCCTCTATCCCTATATTTCCAAGTGTTTAAGAATATTGTTCGGTTGGATTCCATTTTCATTCGGGGATTTGATTTATACGGCACTGACCATTTTGGCCATTCGATATGTGTACAAGCATTGGAAAAGCATCAAGCAAAAGCCGTTTTTGTTCCTAAAGCACATAGTTGCGGTGTTGTCCATCGTATATTTTGCCTTTCATCTGCTTTGGGGAATGAACTATCACCGCCAACCCATCGACTGGAAATTGGGCATTGAACGTGTATATACCGTTGACGAATTGGTGGAATACACCCAATATCTGGTTGAGAAGGCAAATCAATATCAATATCAGATCAATGGGGACACCGTTTCCGCGGTGCATATCCCGTACACCAAAAAAGAAATATTCTCCAAGACCAAGGAAGCCTACGGCCAACTTGAAAAACACTATCCACAGTTTAATTACGATCACAAAAGCCTAAAACAATCCATTTATAGTGCACCATTGACGTTTATGGGGTATGGGGGCTACCTTAATCCGTTCACCATCGAAGCTCAGGTAAATGGCCTCACCCCAAAATTCAGGTTGCCCGTGGTAAGCGGCCATGAAGTGGGGCATCAATTGGGATACTCAGCTGAGGACGCCACCAATTTTTTGGGCAACTTGGTGACTTTGCAAAGCAATGACCCCTATTTTAAATATTCCGCCTACCACCACGCCTTGGGATACTGCCTTACCGACCTTTTTTATAAAGATGAGGAAGCATATAATGTGCTTGTGGCCTCCATTAACTTCGGAGTGAAAGCAAATTTCAACGAATTACGTGATTTTTGGGAAAAATATGAGAATCCCATGGAACCCATCTTCAAATCCGTATTCAACACTTTTTTAAAGGTGAACAACCAAAAGGAAGGCATCAAAAGCTACAACTCCATGGTCGGGCTTATGATCAACTACCATAAAGCTCATCCTGAGCTACTTTGA
- a CDS encoding amidohydrolase family protein has translation MKIKLLALLLFISSASLFAQDYFPINDGVKAKKNNNYTAFTNAKIYVTPTEVINNGTLLIQNGKVVQVGKSVSIPKNAVVEDLNGKSIYPSFIDVFSGFGVKLPKEASGGGRSAQYGPSREGFYWNDHIMPENDAINSFSYDAKEAKELRNAGFGAINAHIEDGIARGTGLLVALNDEASEAQRILSDKSAQYFSFEKSQASRQSYPGSLMGAMALMRQVYYDMDWYSKGNVDTKDRSLEALIANKGLTQIYAAGDNGNVLRADKIGDLFGIQYTILAGGDEYERIDDIKATNAKLILPLNFPDAFDVSNPYEAKYIALKDMRHWNLAPSNPKVLADNGVEFSITLHGLKSPKELKEKIMKAITYGLSETKALEALTTVPAQILGKSGEIGTLKAGSQANFLITSGAIFDKGTTLYENWVQGTKNVIESMDVIDIRGDYDLAVNGTTYKVSLTGDASKPKAEIKKGDETLEAKIDYSSDWLNISFSEDNVGSYRMVAHIIPDTQTIKGNVVLPNGDETSATMTQTSSFDEKSENDDDAEKPELIALTYPNVGYGYKEKPQQEDFLFKNATVWTGESILENTDVLIKKGKIAKVGKDLRAGGATVVDATGKHLTAGIIDEHTHIAALAINEGGHNSSAEVHMEDVVDPKDMDIYRNLAGGVTTAQLLHGSANPIGGQSAILRFKWGENAEGLIFENSPKFIKFALGENVKQSNWGSYSRFPQTRMGVEQVYTDYFQRAKEYDEKKKSGEPYRYDEEMETLVEILNGERFISCHSYVQSEINMMMKVAEKFDFRVNTFTHILEGYKVADKMAEHGVGGGTFSDWWAYKYEVNDAIPYNAAIMTSQGVTVAINSDDAEMSRRLNQEAAKTVKYGGMSEIEAWKTVTLNPAKLLHLDDRVGSIEEGKDADVVLWSDHPLSVYAKAEKTLVEGTVYFDLEKDKMMRESVKKERNKLIGMMLNEKKKGGKTRTPVQNKKERFECDTL, from the coding sequence ATGAAAATTAAACTATTGGCACTGTTGCTATTCATTAGCAGTGCTTCTTTGTTTGCACAGGATTATTTTCCCATAAATGACGGTGTAAAAGCAAAGAAGAACAACAATTACACGGCATTCACCAATGCCAAGATCTATGTGACCCCCACAGAAGTTATCAATAACGGGACTTTACTGATCCAAAACGGTAAAGTGGTGCAGGTGGGCAAATCCGTAAGCATTCCTAAAAATGCAGTCGTGGAGGACCTGAACGGAAAATCCATTTACCCTTCTTTTATTGATGTTTTCTCTGGGTTTGGTGTAAAACTTCCCAAAGAAGCAAGCGGCGGTGGAAGGTCTGCACAGTACGGGCCATCCAGGGAAGGTTTCTACTGGAACGACCATATCATGCCCGAGAACGATGCCATCAACAGCTTTTCTTATGATGCCAAAGAAGCCAAAGAGCTGCGAAATGCCGGTTTTGGAGCCATCAATGCGCACATTGAGGACGGAATCGCCAGAGGAACCGGGCTATTGGTCGCCTTGAACGACGAAGCATCCGAAGCGCAGCGCATCCTTTCCGATAAATCCGCCCAATACTTTTCTTTTGAAAAAAGCCAAGCATCAAGACAATCATACCCGGGATCATTGATGGGCGCCATGGCTTTGATGCGCCAAGTGTATTATGATATGGACTGGTACAGCAAGGGCAATGTGGATACCAAAGACCGTTCTTTGGAAGCCCTTATTGCCAATAAAGGTTTGACCCAGATTTATGCCGCCGGCGACAACGGCAATGTTTTACGTGCCGATAAAATCGGGGATTTGTTCGGAATCCAGTACACCATTTTGGCCGGAGGTGACGAATATGAGCGTATCGATGACATTAAAGCCACCAATGCCAAATTGATTTTACCGCTTAATTTTCCCGATGCTTTTGATGTATCCAATCCTTACGAGGCCAAATACATCGCTTTAAAAGATATGAGACATTGGAACCTGGCACCGTCGAACCCAAAGGTTTTGGCCGATAATGGTGTGGAGTTTTCCATTACACTGCACGGCCTCAAATCTCCAAAAGAATTGAAGGAAAAAATAATGAAGGCCATCACTTACGGCCTTTCCGAAACCAAAGCACTCGAAGCCTTGACCACGGTTCCCGCTCAAATTTTGGGCAAATCGGGCGAAATTGGCACGTTGAAAGCTGGTAGTCAAGCCAATTTCTTAATCACTTCCGGTGCTATTTTTGACAAAGGAACCACGCTTTATGAAAACTGGGTCCAAGGAACCAAAAACGTAATCGAGAGTATGGATGTCATCGATATTCGCGGGGATTATGACCTCGCCGTCAATGGTACCACTTACAAAGTCTCTTTGACCGGAGATGCCAGCAAGCCAAAGGCTGAAATCAAAAAAGGTGACGAAACCTTGGAAGCTAAAATAGATTACTCATCGGATTGGTTGAATATCTCTTTCAGCGAGGACAATGTTGGCTCGTACCGTATGGTGGCCCATATAATTCCAGATACGCAAACCATCAAGGGAAATGTGGTGCTTCCAAATGGTGATGAAACATCAGCTACCATGACCCAAACTTCGTCTTTCGATGAAAAATCTGAAAATGATGATGATGCTGAAAAACCTGAGCTTATCGCACTCACCTATCCAAATGTGGGGTATGGCTACAAGGAAAAACCACAGCAAGAGGATTTCCTTTTCAAGAACGCAACGGTCTGGACGGGCGAAAGCATTTTGGAAAACACCGATGTTCTCATCAAAAAAGGAAAGATTGCCAAAGTTGGAAAAGACCTTCGTGCAGGCGGTGCCACTGTAGTCGATGCCACAGGAAAGCACCTGACCGCGGGAATCATTGACGAGCATACCCATATTGCCGCATTGGCCATCAACGAAGGAGGACATAACTCTTCGGCCGAGGTACATATGGAAGATGTAGTGGACCCAAAGGACATGGACATTTATAGGAATTTGGCCGGAGGCGTTACCACTGCCCAACTGTTGCACGGTTCCGCCAACCCCATTGGTGGACAATCCGCAATCCTAAGATTCAAGTGGGGAGAAAATGCCGAGGGTTTGATTTTCGAAAACTCGCCAAAGTTCATCAAGTTTGCCTTGGGCGAAAACGTAAAACAATCCAACTGGGGTAGTTATTCCCGTTTTCCACAGACAAGAATGGGTGTTGAGCAGGTGTATACGGACTACTTCCAACGCGCCAAGGAATACGATGAAAAGAAGAAAAGTGGGGAACCTTACCGTTACGATGAGGAAATGGAAACCTTGGTGGAAATTTTGAACGGGGAAAGATTCATTTCTTGCCACTCTTATGTACAGAGCGAAATCAACATGATGATGAAAGTCGCCGAGAAATTTGATTTCCGAGTGAACACCTTCACCCATATTTTGGAAGGTTACAAAGTAGCCGATAAAATGGCCGAGCACGGTGTTGGTGGAGGTACATTCAGTGACTGGTGGGCATACAAATATGAAGTGAACGATGCCATTCCCTACAACGCCGCCATCATGACAAGTCAAGGCGTAACCGTGGCCATCAACAGTGATGATGCGGAAATGTCAAGAAGATTGAACCAAGAAGCCGCAAAAACGGTGAAATATGGCGGGATGTCAGAAATTGAAGCCTGGAAAACGGTCACCTTGAATCCTGCCAAATTGCTTCACCTGGACGACCGCGTGGGCAGTATCGAAGAAGGCAAGGATGCCGATGTGGTGCTGTGGAGCGACCATCCGTTGTCCGTTTATGCCAAAGCGGAAAAAACTTTGGTGGAAGGCACGGTGTACTTTGATTTGGAAAAAGATAAAATGATGAGAGAGTCCGTCAAAAAAGAACGAAACAAATTGATTGGAATGATGCTGAACGAAAAGAAAAAAGGAGGAAAAACCAGAACTCCGGTACAAAATAAAAAAGAACGGTTTGAATGTGACACCCTTTAA